A stretch of the Vibrio aphrogenes genome encodes the following:
- a CDS encoding cellulose biosynthesis protein BcsC, translating into MKNKQSQLLLAVLLGISVQALNVNHVQAAENDASIKILLDQANYWHNQHQDNLATESLKKVLTADANNVQALYLMSLWSEQNGDIQEAERWKARLKQVAPDSSQYQELATMSQIKSLSSGQLALARNQANSGNITASLATWHKLFNGETPPVGLAPEYYLTMAGDSTLYPTALEELTTLHQQYPDNTAIEVALGKVQTFKPETRRQGIERLQTLANSNKDADNGLRDALLWLAPKVTDEGYYQTWIQRHPQDNAVLIHYQNSVLGTVKTSGYQDLNQGNLAQAATQFQSVLKSNPSDVDALAGMGYVRYRQKNFAEAEQYLRRAAEQGGTAAVEYTQQANEAAFYRQLELAKQAAQSGDLNKALALSEPLARRSGSQGISAQLFRADVLAQKKNYPQAESTLKNVLRTEPRNAAANESLYYVLRAQGKTAEANKVLKNLPQSVQAKLQPRNNYQAIRDNATQALKNNHPEQAIAILQTGISTMPSNPWLRLDLARLYDAQGLDIEAKEVMSPLYSQPRNGAQSLYAAALFASDQNAWQQVQTFLNKIPRNQQTAEMKQLLQQAQFKEQLQVAERDIARGDKIQASIQLEGLTSSVVGQPAYAGELASMMVRAGDINSAVDVVNNSLSEGIKSSINQYNNHIAVLYQAGLTRESLALLNNSTFNKTSTQEALSDAHNLYVIRDAKAFSDKGQYATAYDKLIRALQRDPKDTQLMLAMARLYQAGNMNEEAGVVYDYLLPQDTASQEARIGAINVALAENDVERAKALSEGLNDKHSPENLLLLARISKADGNHQQALANLRIARGQLVGLENNTLTTSPMIGGQVLADNPFNSSYGKTMPWQVSSVSNSSLVSKSKTNERLDLPPESTQMSTLNQVNMMLDDLNDDTATWIQGGLSVRGRDGEDGLSNLTEAKAPLQWTTTAFDDWRLDINLVPISLNAGSTSGDASRRFGTGALIQGQVAQANGVSTLSGDTLPDVDSQGSQSVAGVELGFALTGYQFKFDLGTTPLGAEMNTLVGGIQWSPQITNHSKVIVKGERRAVTDSLLSYVGAHDEYSGKEWGQVTKNGASVQYSYDDGRAGFYAGGGIWSFLGTNVTSNNSVDFGAGVYFRPLSMDDREFKTGLSVNYMNFDKNLSYYSYGQGGYFSPQNYISIAFPQEYKQEFTNLDLVLGVSVGYQSYNEDSSAYFSNNSDLQAQLESYVAAGQAEEAYYSANSRDGLSYNWRAGLDYKINKKTRIEGRVSYDTFGDYNEYIAFLSFRHMLGGE; encoded by the coding sequence ATGAAAAATAAACAATCACAATTATTGTTGGCTGTATTACTGGGGATTTCAGTTCAAGCTCTTAATGTTAATCATGTTCAAGCTGCTGAGAATGATGCTTCTATTAAGATTTTACTTGATCAAGCTAATTATTGGCACAATCAACATCAAGATAATTTAGCAACGGAGTCATTGAAGAAAGTACTCACTGCTGATGCAAATAATGTTCAAGCATTATATTTAATGTCGTTATGGTCTGAACAAAATGGTGATATTCAAGAGGCTGAACGTTGGAAAGCAAGGTTGAAACAGGTTGCGCCGGACTCTTCTCAATATCAAGAGTTAGCAACGATGAGCCAAATAAAATCACTTTCATCGGGGCAGTTAGCTTTAGCTCGTAATCAAGCCAATAGCGGCAATATTACGGCGTCTTTAGCGACTTGGCATAAACTTTTTAATGGTGAAACTCCACCCGTTGGTTTAGCACCAGAGTATTATTTAACCATGGCGGGTGACTCTACGTTATATCCAACAGCATTAGAAGAATTAACGACATTACATCAACAATACCCGGATAATACCGCCATAGAAGTTGCTTTAGGGAAAGTACAAACCTTTAAACCTGAGACTCGGCGTCAGGGGATTGAAAGATTACAGACGTTGGCTAATAGTAATAAAGATGCCGATAATGGCTTGCGAGATGCTTTGTTATGGCTTGCTCCTAAGGTGACAGATGAAGGTTATTATCAAACATGGATACAACGTCACCCCCAAGATAATGCAGTATTAATTCATTATCAAAATAGTGTGTTAGGGACGGTAAAAACCTCTGGTTATCAAGATTTAAACCAAGGCAATTTAGCGCAAGCTGCGACACAATTTCAAAGTGTTCTAAAATCTAACCCTTCTGATGTTGATGCTTTAGCTGGGATGGGCTATGTACGTTATCGACAAAAGAATTTTGCGGAAGCAGAGCAGTACTTAAGACGTGCAGCTGAGCAAGGTGGTACTGCGGCAGTTGAGTATACCCAACAAGCTAATGAAGCCGCTTTCTACCGCCAGCTAGAGTTGGCCAAGCAAGCTGCTCAATCCGGTGATCTTAATAAAGCATTAGCGTTAAGTGAACCTTTAGCTCGTCGCTCTGGTTCGCAAGGGATTTCCGCACAATTATTTCGTGCTGACGTATTAGCACAAAAGAAAAACTACCCACAAGCCGAAAGCACATTAAAAAATGTCTTACGTACAGAGCCAAGAAATGCTGCTGCCAATGAATCTCTTTATTATGTTTTACGTGCTCAAGGTAAAACCGCAGAGGCGAATAAGGTACTGAAAAATTTACCCCAATCCGTCCAAGCTAAATTACAACCACGAAATAATTATCAAGCGATACGCGATAACGCGACCCAAGCATTAAAAAACAATCATCCTGAGCAGGCGATTGCTATTTTACAAACTGGGATTTCAACCATGCCAAGCAATCCGTGGTTACGTTTAGACTTAGCCCGTTTATACGACGCTCAAGGTTTAGATATTGAAGCTAAAGAGGTAATGTCTCCTCTTTATAGCCAACCACGTAATGGTGCGCAAAGTTTGTATGCCGCAGCCCTTTTTGCTAGTGATCAAAATGCTTGGCAGCAAGTGCAAACCTTTCTCAATAAGATCCCTCGTAACCAACAAACAGCGGAAATGAAACAGCTTTTGCAGCAAGCTCAATTTAAAGAACAGTTGCAAGTTGCAGAGCGAGATATAGCAAGAGGTGACAAAATCCAAGCTTCTATTCAATTAGAAGGACTCACGTCTTCTGTTGTTGGCCAACCTGCTTATGCTGGGGAGTTAGCCAGTATGATGGTGAGGGCTGGGGATATTAATTCGGCAGTTGATGTTGTTAATAACAGCTTATCGGAAGGGATCAAGTCCAGTATTAACCAGTATAATAATCATATTGCAGTCTTATATCAGGCAGGCTTAACCAGAGAATCATTGGCGTTATTGAATAATTCAACATTTAACAAAACCAGTACTCAAGAGGCACTTTCTGACGCACATAATTTGTATGTTATTCGAGATGCCAAAGCGTTCAGTGATAAAGGCCAGTATGCCACAGCTTACGATAAGTTAATTCGCGCCTTGCAACGTGACCCTAAAGATACGCAGTTAATGTTAGCCATGGCACGTTTGTATCAAGCAGGGAATATGAATGAAGAAGCTGGAGTGGTGTATGACTATTTACTTCCTCAAGATACTGCCAGCCAAGAAGCTCGAATCGGGGCGATTAATGTTGCATTAGCGGAGAATGATGTTGAAAGGGCGAAAGCATTATCCGAAGGTTTAAACGATAAGCACTCTCCTGAGAATTTATTGTTGCTAGCCCGCATATCAAAAGCTGATGGTAATCATCAACAAGCGCTTGCTAATCTGCGTATTGCGCGTGGTCAACTGGTTGGTTTAGAAAATAATACGTTAACGACTTCTCCGATGATTGGCGGTCAAGTGCTTGCGGATAACCCGTTTAACTCTTCTTACGGAAAAACCATGCCATGGCAAGTCTCTTCGGTGTCGAATTCCTCTCTGGTTTCAAAGAGTAAAACTAATGAACGTTTAGATTTACCCCCAGAATCGACACAAATGAGCACCTTAAATCAAGTGAATATGATGCTTGATGACCTCAATGATGATACCGCAACGTGGATTCAAGGTGGCCTCTCTGTACGAGGTAGAGATGGTGAAGATGGCTTAAGCAATCTCACGGAGGCGAAAGCACCGTTACAATGGACAACCACTGCCTTTGACGACTGGCGCTTGGATATTAACCTTGTTCCGATTTCTTTAAATGCGGGAAGTACTTCTGGTGATGCCAGTCGTCGCTTTGGAACCGGCGCTTTAATTCAAGGGCAAGTCGCACAAGCGAATGGGGTGTCAACGTTATCAGGAGATACCTTACCAGATGTGGATTCACAAGGATCTCAAAGTGTGGCTGGGGTGGAATTAGGTTTTGCACTGACAGGTTATCAATTTAAATTTGATTTGGGTACAACCCCACTTGGGGCTGAAATGAACACCTTAGTGGGGGGGATTCAATGGTCGCCGCAAATAACCAATCATAGTAAGGTGATTGTTAAAGGGGAGCGTCGAGCGGTCACTGACAGTTTGCTTTCTTATGTCGGAGCTCACGATGAGTATTCGGGTAAAGAGTGGGGACAAGTCACTAAAAATGGCGCGAGTGTTCAATACAGTTATGATGACGGCCGTGCTGGATTTTATGCGGGTGGTGGAATATGGAGTTTCTTAGGAACCAATGTCACCAGTAATAACAGTGTCGATTTTGGTGCGGGGGTTTATTTCCGTCCTTTAAGTATGGATGACCGTGAGTTTAAAACTGGCCTTAGTGTTAACTATATGAATTTTGATAAGAATTTAAGTTATTACAGTTATGGTCAAGGCGGGTATTTCAGCCCGCAAAACTACATTAGTATTGCCTTTCCGCAAGAGTATAAACAAGAATTTACCAATTTGGATTTAGTGTTAGGTGTGTCTGTGGGATATCAATCTTATAATGAAGATTCCAGTGCCTACTTTAGTAATAATTCAGATCTACAAGCTCAATTAGAAAGTTATGTTGCAGCTGGTCAAGCAGAGGAAGCTTATTATAGTGCTAACAGTCGAGATGGCCTCAGCTATAACTGGAGAGCCGGTTTAGACTACAAAATTAATAAGAAAACACGGATAGAAGGACGTGTCAGTTACGATACTTTTGGTGATTATAATGAATATATTGCCTTTTTATCTTTCAGACACATGCTAGGTGGAGAGTAA
- the bcsB gene encoding cellulose biosynthesis cyclic di-GMP-binding regulatory protein BcsB: MKSILTSVLLCLLSMHSVLAETINEVSEKVSEEQVGTLHSRISLLQMGRPNGVTLSQGQRQSGMSFTLPSDQVITDAVLNLHLQVSNELAEHDSILTLTLNGQPLSNIPLDSASSIATVYRIKIPAILVTSFNHLNFEIESGDEFLCKPEIIEQYKVSILPLTTIDLVGQQLNVAADLNQFPKPFFDEMQMNASLISVSLSERFTPEQVSAAALISSWLGMESDYRGVSFQVLTNSLPTGNGIVIGSPGDIIDGLTLPQTDQALIKIIANPNAPAHKLLLVVGRNDQQLRSAAWRLIQGGIPTNTSELMVAPQVLPQSQLYDAPRWISTQRPVYLKELIRQDQAMTVDGIWHDALNVSFRAAPDLFLWDGDSIPMKINYRFPSESWIDEEKSFLNMTFNHKFLDDLPMNKQGGLEKVWQMLGGDIRQESVDIPIDPKLVYGDNQLSLYFKVTTKADTLCNDFLNSNAQSQIKEDSWIDFSKTRHFTLLPNLSYFAGSSFPFSRMADYSETTILLPSKPANAHIATLLDMAARSGNDTGTPLVHNRVFFGVPDQGDEALISKDILAISTMDQQHFNGQLLSRSPFDTQAKTLTVRQPTMSEKVIRLIKGDWDLHGVEAERYSSSKQSWRGFVSYRSPWNPERVVVLALASDNQQLIRLNLDLNSSEIASQIHHDMSIITDENGVRSFQVAPQFPSGELPWYMLIIWYANQHSFLLACLGGLICLIAGFTFYNILVSRSKQRLNPEHENGWHNEK; this comes from the coding sequence AGGTTGGCACTTTACATAGTCGTATTAGTTTATTGCAAATGGGTCGCCCTAATGGGGTTACCTTGAGCCAAGGTCAACGACAATCGGGGATGAGCTTTACATTACCCAGCGATCAGGTTATTACCGATGCGGTGTTAAATTTACACTTACAAGTTTCTAATGAGCTTGCAGAGCATGACTCAATATTAACATTAACCCTAAATGGGCAACCGTTATCCAACATTCCATTAGACAGTGCTTCTTCCATTGCCACGGTTTATCGAATAAAGATTCCTGCAATATTAGTGACATCGTTTAATCATCTCAATTTTGAGATAGAAAGCGGTGATGAATTTTTGTGTAAGCCAGAAATTATCGAACAATACAAAGTCTCTATTTTACCTTTGACGACCATTGATTTAGTTGGACAGCAATTGAATGTCGCGGCGGATTTGAATCAGTTCCCGAAACCTTTTTTTGATGAGATGCAGATGAATGCTTCTCTTATTTCTGTGTCGCTTTCAGAACGTTTCACCCCAGAACAAGTCAGTGCTGCTGCACTTATTTCTTCTTGGTTAGGGATGGAGTCTGATTATCGTGGTGTTTCATTTCAGGTGTTAACGAATAGTTTGCCAACAGGAAATGGCATTGTGATTGGTTCACCAGGAGACATTATTGATGGTTTAACGCTCCCTCAAACAGACCAAGCTCTCATTAAAATTATCGCTAATCCAAATGCACCAGCACATAAGTTATTGTTGGTGGTAGGGAGAAATGATCAGCAACTACGTTCTGCGGCTTGGCGTTTAATCCAAGGAGGTATTCCAACTAATACTTCTGAGTTGATGGTTGCGCCTCAAGTTCTTCCTCAAAGTCAGCTATATGATGCGCCACGGTGGATTAGCACACAAAGACCGGTGTATTTGAAAGAATTAATTCGCCAAGATCAAGCCATGACAGTTGATGGAATTTGGCATGATGCTTTAAACGTTTCTTTTAGGGCTGCCCCCGATTTATTCTTATGGGACGGTGATAGTATTCCGATGAAAATCAATTACCGTTTTCCTTCAGAAAGCTGGATTGATGAAGAAAAATCATTTTTAAATATGACGTTTAATCATAAATTTTTAGATGATTTACCGATGAATAAACAAGGCGGATTAGAGAAAGTTTGGCAAATGCTGGGTGGTGATATTCGTCAAGAAAGCGTGGATATTCCTATTGATCCTAAATTGGTTTACGGTGACAACCAATTATCTTTATATTTTAAAGTCACGACAAAAGCCGATACTTTATGTAATGACTTTTTAAATTCCAATGCTCAAAGTCAAATTAAAGAAGATTCTTGGATCGATTTTAGCAAGACTAGACATTTTACCTTATTGCCTAATCTTTCTTATTTTGCAGGGTCATCTTTTCCTTTTTCTCGAATGGCTGATTATTCTGAAACCACCATTTTACTACCCTCCAAACCGGCTAATGCGCATATTGCTACATTACTCGATATGGCAGCCCGTTCAGGAAATGACACCGGTACGCCATTAGTTCATAACCGTGTGTTCTTTGGAGTACCGGATCAGGGGGATGAGGCACTCATATCTAAAGATATCCTCGCGATTTCTACAATGGACCAACAACATTTTAATGGTCAGCTATTGAGCCGTTCTCCTTTTGATACACAAGCTAAAACATTAACAGTTCGTCAACCCACGATGAGTGAAAAAGTAATACGCCTTATTAAAGGTGATTGGGATTTACATGGTGTAGAGGCCGAGCGTTATTCTTCATCTAAGCAATCTTGGCGTGGCTTCGTGAGTTATCGTTCTCCATGGAACCCTGAACGAGTGGTCGTGCTTGCTTTAGCGAGTGATAACCAGCAACTCATAAGGTTAAATCTGGATTTAAATTCGAGTGAGATTGCATCACAAATACACCATGATATGTCGATTATTACTGATGAAAATGGAGTGCGGAGTTTCCAAGTAGCCCCTCAGTTCCCTAGCGGTGAATTGCCATGGTATATGTTGATTATTTGGTATGCCAATCAACATAGTTTTCTACTGGCCTGCTTGGGTGGGCTGATTTGCTTAATTGCAGGTTTTACTTTTTATAATATTTTAGTTTCGCGGTCTAAACAGCGTCTGAATCCTGAACATGAGAACGGGTGGCATAATGAAAAATAA